In Blautia sp. SC05B48, a single genomic region encodes these proteins:
- the truA gene encoding tRNA pseudouridine(38-40) synthase TruA, with protein sequence MKRVGLVVAYDGTKYSGWQTQPNGITIQGVLNDTLSELLGEKIETIGASRTDAGVHALGNVAVFDTESRIPGEKFSYALNQRLPEDIRIQLSEEVEPDFHPRYCDSEKTYEYRILNRKFPVPTERLYSYFYHYKLDVNKMKEATSYLIGRHDFASFCGSGAQVKTTIRTVTSMDVWRDGDMVTIRISGTGFLYNMVRIISGTLIEIGNGQYPPERMDKILKACDRGAAGPTAPAQGLTLMGIEFF encoded by the coding sequence ATGAAACGAGTAGGACTTGTTGTAGCTTATGATGGAACCAAGTACTCAGGCTGGCAGACACAGCCAAATGGAATCACCATTCAGGGCGTTTTAAACGATACCTTAAGTGAGCTTCTGGGAGAAAAGATCGAGACGATCGGCGCAAGCCGCACAGACGCAGGGGTTCATGCACTTGGAAATGTGGCGGTTTTTGATACCGAATCCAGAATACCCGGAGAAAAATTTTCTTATGCATTGAACCAGAGACTTCCGGAGGATATCCGTATTCAGCTGTCGGAGGAAGTGGAACCGGATTTTCATCCCCGTTACTGTGACAGTGAAAAAACATATGAATATCGTATCCTGAACCGGAAGTTTCCGGTGCCAACGGAGCGTTTGTACTCTTATTTTTACCATTATAAACTGGATGTGAATAAGATGAAGGAAGCAACATCTTATCTGATCGGACGCCATGATTTTGCCAGCTTCTGCGGCTCCGGCGCACAGGTGAAGACCACCATCCGTACCGTGACGTCCATGGATGTGTGGAGAGATGGTGATATGGTGACCATCCGCATTTCAGGAACAGGTTTCCTTTACAATATGGTGCGTATTATTTCAGGAACTCTGATCGAGATCGGGAACGGACAGTATCCGCCGGAACGTATGGATAAGATTTTAAAAGCCTGTGACCGCGGGGCTGCAGGCCCCACAGCGCCGGCGCAGGGGCTGACATTGATGGGAATTGAGTTTTTCTGA
- a CDS encoding energy-coupling factor transporter transmembrane component T family protein, translated as MIRDITIGQYYPAKSVLHRLDPRTKFLGTLGFLISVFLFHTFLGYAVATVFLVAMIAISKVPVKFMFKGLKAIVMILLITVVFNIILTPGEVLWRFGIIKVTREGLVLAGRMAIRLVYLVIGSSIMTLTTTPNQLTDGLERLLRPLNKIRVPVHEIAMMMSIALRFIPILLEETDKIMKAQIARGADFESGNLIQKAKNMVPLLVPLFISAFRRANDLAMAMEARCYHGGEHRTQMKPLHYEKRDYAAYGILVVYLAVGVAFRVAGL; from the coding sequence ATGATCAGAGATATTACTATCGGTCAGTATTATCCGGCCAAATCCGTTCTTCACAGACTGGACCCACGGACCAAATTTCTGGGAACTCTGGGATTTCTGATCTCTGTGTTCCTGTTCCATACATTTCTCGGATATGCGGTAGCAACAGTATTTCTGGTTGCTATGATCGCAATATCCAAGGTTCCGGTGAAATTCATGTTCAAGGGTCTGAAGGCTATCGTTATGATCCTTTTGATCACGGTTGTGTTCAATATCATCCTGACGCCTGGCGAAGTGCTGTGGCGTTTCGGGATCATCAAGGTCACAAGGGAAGGCCTTGTTCTTGCAGGAAGAATGGCGATCCGTCTTGTTTACCTTGTGATCGGTTCTTCCATCATGACATTGACTACCACGCCGAATCAGCTGACAGATGGTCTGGAGAGACTGCTCCGTCCGCTGAACAAGATCCGGGTGCCGGTACATGAGATCGCCATGATGATGTCCATTGCTCTTCGCTTTATCCCGATCCTTCTGGAGGAGACGGATAAGATCATGAAGGCACAGATTGCCAGAGGTGCAGATTTTGAAAGCGGAAATCTGATCCAGAAGGCGAAAAATATGGTCCCTCTTCTTGTGCCGCTGTTTATTTCAGCGTTCCGCCGCGCCAATGATCTGGCAATGGCCATGGAAGCAAGGTGTTACCATGGTGGAGAGCACAGAACCCAGATGAAGCCGCTGCATTACGAAAAAAGAGATTATGCGGCCTATGGGATCCTTGTGGTATATCTTGCTGTGGGGGTTGCATTCCGCGTGGCAGGACTGTAA
- a CDS encoding energy-coupling factor transporter ATPase, with protein MSIELKNVTYTYSPGTAYESHALKDVSLVIPDGQFIGIIGHTGSGKSTLIQHLNALVQPTSGQVLYNGEDVWAEKYDRKQLRSEVGLVFQYPEHQLFENDVISDVCFGPMNQGLSREEAEKEAKQALIQVGVKESNFKKSPFELSGGQKKRVAIAGVLAMNPKILILDEPTAGLDPKGRDDILDQIAELHKVRGITIVLVSHSMEDIAKYVERLIVMNHGEAVFDDEPKKVFSHYKELETMGLAAPQITYIMHALKEHGLQGDADATTVEEARDSILAALTRANSPLLNKGGAEK; from the coding sequence ATGTCAATCGAATTAAAAAATGTAACTTATACCTACAGCCCCGGGACAGCCTATGAGAGCCATGCGCTGAAGGATGTCAGCCTTGTGATCCCGGATGGCCAGTTTATCGGGATCATCGGACACACAGGAAGCGGAAAATCCACGCTGATCCAGCATCTGAATGCGCTGGTACAGCCAACATCCGGCCAGGTTCTGTATAACGGAGAAGATGTGTGGGCTGAGAAATATGACCGGAAACAGCTCCGAAGCGAGGTTGGCCTGGTGTTCCAGTACCCGGAGCATCAGCTGTTTGAAAATGATGTGATCTCTGATGTATGTTTTGGCCCCATGAATCAGGGACTTTCCAGGGAAGAAGCAGAGAAAGAAGCGAAGCAGGCTCTGATTCAGGTTGGAGTAAAAGAATCCAATTTCAAGAAATCACCTTTTGAGCTTTCCGGAGGCCAGAAAAAAAGGGTAGCTATTGCAGGGGTTCTTGCAATGAACCCGAAGATCCTGATTCTGGACGAGCCCACAGCAGGGCTTGATCCGAAGGGCAGGGATGATATCCTGGATCAGATCGCAGAGCTTCATAAGGTGCGAGGGATAACCATTGTTCTGGTTTCCCACAGCATGGAGGATATTGCGAAATATGTGGAGCGTCTCATTGTTATGAACCACGGAGAAGCTGTATTTGATGATGAACCGAAGAAGGTTTTTTCACATTATAAGGAACTGGAAACCATGGGACTTGCCGCACCGCAGATCACTTATATCATGCATGCGCTGAAGGAACATGGGCTGCAGGGGGATGCAGATGCCACAACGGTGGAGGAAGCCAGAGACAGCATCCTTGCCGCACTTACGCGGGCAAACTCTCCATTACTGAACAAAGGAGGGGCGGAAAAATGA
- a CDS encoding energy-coupling factor transporter ATPase, with protein sequence MGIIKALKLGFDYQRYDDDGNVVDMQRAVNDVNLDIEAGEFVAVLGHNGSGKSTLAKHMNALLIPTEGTMLVDGIDTARETKLWKVRQKAGMVFQNPDNQIIGTVVEEDVGFGPENMGVPTDDIWKRVNDSLEKVGMTAYRYQSPNKLSGGQKQRVAIAGVMAMRPRCIILDEPTAMLDPNGRKEVLEAVRELNRKEKVTVILITHYMEEVIHADRVYVMDSGNVVMQGNPKEIFSQVDTLKAYGLDVPQVTLLAYELKKSGVDVPDGILTTEELVSALCQSN encoded by the coding sequence CAATGATGTGAACCTGGACATTGAAGCAGGAGAATTTGTGGCAGTTCTGGGACATAACGGATCCGGAAAATCCACACTGGCGAAGCATATGAATGCGCTTCTGATCCCAACAGAGGGAACGATGCTGGTGGACGGGATCGATACCGCCAGAGAGACCAAACTCTGGAAGGTACGCCAGAAGGCAGGAATGGTATTTCAGAATCCGGATAACCAGATCATAGGAACCGTTGTGGAAGAGGACGTAGGCTTTGGCCCGGAAAACATGGGAGTTCCTACAGATGATATCTGGAAACGTGTGAATGACAGCCTGGAAAAAGTCGGTATGACAGCCTACCGTTATCAGTCCCCAAACAAGCTTTCTGGAGGGCAGAAGCAGAGAGTGGCTATTGCAGGCGTGATGGCCATGCGCCCGCGGTGCATCATCCTGGATGAGCCTACCGCCATGCTGGATCCTAACGGAAGAAAGGAAGTCCTGGAGGCAGTGCGGGAGCTGAACCGTAAGGAAAAGGTAACAGTCATTTTGATCACCCATTACATGGAGGAAGTGATCCATGCTGACCGTGTCTACGTCATGGACAGCGGAAATGTTGTGATGCAGGGAAATCCCAAAGAGATTTTTTCCCAGGTGGATACCCTTAAGGCGTATGGACTGGATGTACCACAGGTAACACTTCTTGCATATGAACTGAAGAAATCCGGCGTGGATGTTCCGGATGGAATACTGACTACAGAGGAGCTGGTGAGCGCATTATGTCAATCGAATTAA